Proteins encoded in a region of the Halothiobacillus diazotrophicus genome:
- a CDS encoding PhoH family protein: MSGDATRLSFEMSPIDNERLSNLIGSFDAHLRVIERRLGVEINHRGGQFTLIGSELATRQAQTVLTDLYLLSEKESIDAERVNLYLQAAGLDQDAPAGGDEIHIITLRGVVRGRGARQIRYLQSIARHDLNFGIGPAGTGKTYLAVASAIDALERGAVQRIVLVRPAVEAGEKLGFLPGDLAQKIDPYLRPMYDALYEMLGFDKVTKLIERQVIEVAPLAFMRGRTLNESFVILDEAQNTTIEQMKMFLTRIGFGSKAVVTGDVTQIDLPRGVTSGLRDAIDVLSEIDNIAFTFFQARDVVRHPLVMRIVDAYDRRTTGQSESSSR; this comes from the coding sequence ATGTCGGGAGATGCCACGCGCCTGTCCTTCGAAATGAGCCCGATCGACAACGAACGTCTCTCGAACCTGATCGGTTCTTTCGATGCGCACCTTCGCGTCATCGAGCGACGACTCGGTGTCGAAATCAATCATCGGGGCGGGCAGTTCACCCTCATCGGTTCCGAACTGGCGACCCGGCAGGCTCAAACCGTGCTGACGGACCTCTATCTGCTGAGCGAGAAGGAGTCCATCGACGCCGAGCGGGTCAACCTGTACCTTCAGGCGGCCGGTCTGGACCAGGATGCGCCGGCCGGCGGCGACGAAATCCATATCATCACCTTGCGGGGCGTCGTGCGCGGACGCGGTGCCCGACAGATTCGCTATCTTCAATCGATTGCCCGCCATGACCTCAATTTCGGCATCGGCCCGGCCGGAACCGGCAAGACCTATCTCGCCGTCGCCAGCGCCATCGATGCCCTGGAGCGCGGTGCGGTTCAAAGGATCGTATTGGTCCGCCCAGCCGTCGAGGCCGGGGAGAAACTCGGCTTCCTGCCCGGCGATCTCGCCCAGAAGATCGATCCCTACCTGCGCCCCATGTATGACGCGCTGTACGAGATGCTGGGCTTCGACAAGGTCACAAAGCTCATCGAACGGCAGGTGATCGAGGTAGCGCCGTTGGCATTCATGCGCGGTCGCACCCTGAACGAATCCTTCGTGATCCTCGATGAGGCGCAGAACACCACCATCGAACAGATGAAGATGTTCCTGACCCGCATCGGATTCGGCAGCAAGGCCGTCGTCACCGGCGACGTGACCCAGATCGATCTGCCGCGCGGCGTGACCTCCGGGCTGCGCGACGCCATCGACGTATTGAGCGAGATCGACAATATTGCCTTTACGTTCTTCCAGGCCCGCGACGTCGTTCGCCATCCCCTGGTCATGCGAATCGTCGATGCCTATGACCGTCGGACGACCGGTCAAAGCGAGTCGTCATCCCGATGA
- a CDS encoding HlyC/CorC family transporter gives MDDDPSSPSRSTEPGWFSRLRKQWCINQIQTRDDILTVVDSAARNNVIPHSAYGLIDSVLQFHESRVRDIMIPRGQMDVIDATVSLSDILAKIAETGHSRYPVIRENRDEIVGVLLVKELLHFYSEQPDKPEQADFDLSKHIRAAMFVPESKRLDALLAEFRLTRTHMAIVLDEFGGVAGLVTIEDVLEEIVGDIDDEYDTEERINIREQASHRFTVRALTTIDEFNERFNTEFPDDEYDTIGGLITHELGHLPRRGEVVRLGGFEFKILGADKRRLHLLLVTPLAQSAPSGIETPEHAG, from the coding sequence ATGGACGATGATCCGAGTAGTCCGTCGCGCAGCACTGAACCCGGTTGGTTCAGCCGCCTGCGCAAACAATGGTGCATCAACCAAATACAGACCCGCGACGACATCCTGACCGTCGTCGACAGCGCCGCACGGAACAACGTGATTCCGCACTCCGCCTACGGTCTGATCGATTCCGTACTCCAGTTTCACGAATCGCGTGTGCGGGACATCATGATTCCCCGCGGCCAGATGGACGTGATCGACGCGACGGTCTCCCTGTCCGACATCCTGGCCAAAATCGCGGAAACCGGCCACTCCCGTTATCCCGTCATCCGCGAAAACCGCGATGAGATTGTCGGCGTGCTGCTCGTCAAGGAACTCCTGCACTTCTATTCGGAGCAGCCGGACAAGCCGGAACAGGCGGATTTCGATCTCAGCAAACACATTCGGGCGGCGATGTTCGTCCCGGAAAGCAAGCGCCTCGATGCGTTGCTCGCCGAATTCCGGCTCACGCGCACACACATGGCGATCGTGCTGGATGAGTTCGGTGGCGTAGCCGGTCTGGTGACCATCGAGGATGTGCTGGAGGAAATCGTCGGGGATATCGATGACGAATACGACACGGAGGAGCGGATCAATATCCGGGAACAGGCCTCCCATCGTTTCACCGTGCGCGCACTGACAACCATCGACGAGTTCAACGAACGCTTCAATACGGAATTCCCGGACGACGAGTACGACACGATCGGTGGACTGATTACCCATGAGCTGGGTCATTTGCCTCGTCGGGGCGAAGTCGTCCGTCTGGGCGGATTTGAATTCAAGATTCTCGGTGCGGACAAGCGGCGCCTGCATCTGTTGCTGGTTACCCCCCTGGCCCAATCGGCACCCAGTGGTATCGAAACACCGGAACACGCCGGATGA
- the dusA gene encoding tRNA dihydrouridine(20/20a) synthase DusA has product MLNSPDTSPLTIASFSPWRFCIAPMLDWTDRHYRYLARLMTRHARLYTEMVTTGALLHGDVERHLRFSAIEHPVALQLGGSDPRALAEAARMGEEYGYDEINLNVGCPSDRVQNGSFGACLMATPEVVAEGILAMREAVTIPVTVKARIGIDRNDSYEAFLRFVEIVAEQGGADVFIIHARKAWLDGLSPKENREIPPLRRDFVHRIHQEHPELTFIVNGKLETLPEMQRELDTLPGVMVGRAAYQHIDWLRFVDQVLFDDPHPIVSRREVVTSYAAYVAEEIERGVPLHLMTRPLMTLFNGLPGARQFRRHLSEQTPRRPGDPALIREALTFLPEEPEGESAELASRLHADSLDVPLAATQTGSQARKAAR; this is encoded by the coding sequence ATGCTCAATTCACCCGATACATCCCCGTTGACGATCGCTTCATTCAGCCCCTGGCGGTTCTGCATAGCGCCGATGCTGGATTGGACGGATCGTCATTACCGGTACCTCGCGCGACTGATGACCCGTCATGCCCGCTTGTACACCGAAATGGTGACGACAGGGGCGCTACTGCATGGCGATGTCGAGCGACATCTGCGGTTTTCGGCCATCGAACATCCGGTTGCGCTTCAGTTGGGCGGGAGTGATCCCCGGGCATTGGCCGAAGCCGCACGGATGGGCGAGGAATACGGTTACGACGAAATCAATCTCAATGTGGGCTGCCCGAGCGACCGCGTGCAGAACGGTTCTTTTGGAGCCTGTCTGATGGCCACCCCGGAAGTCGTTGCCGAGGGCATCCTCGCCATGCGGGAAGCCGTGACAATCCCGGTGACCGTAAAGGCACGCATCGGTATCGACCGGAACGACAGCTATGAGGCCTTCCTGCGTTTCGTCGAAATCGTCGCCGAGCAGGGTGGGGCGGACGTCTTCATCATTCATGCGCGCAAGGCGTGGCTGGACGGGCTGTCGCCCAAGGAAAACCGGGAAATTCCGCCGTTGCGCCGGGATTTCGTTCACCGGATTCATCAGGAGCATCCCGAGTTGACCTTCATCGTCAACGGCAAGCTGGAAACCCTGCCCGAGATGCAGCGGGAGCTCGATACACTGCCCGGCGTGATGGTGGGGCGGGCGGCCTACCAGCATATCGACTGGTTGCGTTTCGTTGACCAGGTGTTGTTCGACGATCCCCATCCGATCGTTTCGCGACGTGAAGTCGTCACGTCCTATGCCGCGTATGTCGCGGAAGAAATCGAACGCGGTGTCCCTTTGCATCTCATGACACGGCCCTTGATGACGCTGTTCAACGGTCTGCCTGGCGCCCGACAATTCCGCCGCCATCTCTCCGAGCAGACGCCCCGGCGCCCCGGCGATCCGGCGCTGATCCGGGAAGCGCTGACCTTCCTGCCCGAAGAACCGGAGGGGGAAAGCGCCGAACTCGCCAGTCGCTTGCATGCCGATTCCCTGGACGTGCCTCTGGCTGCCACACAAACGGGTTCCCAGGCCAGAAAAGCAGCCAGATAG
- the lnt gene encoding apolipoprotein N-acyltransferase — MRLASDVPSLLRFRWRLFWAFLAGAVLPVGFAPLDFWPVTILSPAILLLLLIGQSAKRGFWIGYAFALGQFGIGVSWVYLSLTLFGGAIAPIAALITLLFVGALALYGGLTTWLAVRAGGIDSHQPVSGRAFLWLSMAFIGSWAFVEWLRGWILSGFPWLDLGVAQVASPLGGYLPLFGEYGVTLIVLSLSVLLAWIGLELRRRSGLGPQIGVWVSVAGVVAILLAGMGLGRIQWTQPVGQPLLVGVAQANVPQMQKFDPAFLNQTLHTYLALSDGIGAADLVIWPETAIPDVLSDLDWFRQILDQRARDTGVDYLVGTFTQDRDGHYFNSLVGIPGRIGSHSKAHLVPFSEYMPLRPLMDLFSGLIDIPMSDLTPGAVDQPLPVVKGVRIGPSICYEADFARDIRHDLPDAGILVNVSNDSWFGDSLAPHQNLQMAAVRAREFGRPLVRATNTGISAFIDARGRPYETLGVDRQGFLKADVQPYQGTTPFYHLQSWPIILLSVLLWGGAGLLRRRNPYRD, encoded by the coding sequence ATGAGGTTGGCGTCCGACGTCCCGAGTCTGCTTCGGTTCCGCTGGCGTCTTTTCTGGGCTTTTCTTGCCGGTGCCGTGCTGCCGGTGGGATTTGCGCCCTTGGATTTTTGGCCCGTCACCATCCTGAGCCCGGCCATTCTGCTGCTCCTGCTGATCGGACAAAGTGCCAAAAGGGGATTCTGGATCGGTTATGCCTTTGCGCTGGGCCAGTTTGGTATCGGTGTGAGTTGGGTCTATCTGAGTCTGACCTTGTTCGGGGGCGCCATTGCCCCGATCGCTGCCTTGATCACCCTGTTGTTCGTGGGCGCCCTTGCTTTGTACGGCGGCCTCACCACCTGGCTCGCTGTACGGGCGGGTGGTATTGATTCACACCAACCTGTCTCAGGACGCGCCTTCCTTTGGCTATCGATGGCTTTCATCGGTAGCTGGGCGTTTGTTGAATGGCTGCGTGGGTGGATACTGAGTGGCTTTCCGTGGCTCGATCTGGGCGTGGCACAGGTTGCCAGCCCGCTGGGTGGCTACTTGCCGCTGTTTGGGGAATACGGTGTCACGCTGATCGTGCTGTCCCTGTCCGTGCTGTTGGCCTGGATAGGGCTTGAACTGAGGCGACGTTCGGGGCTAGGTCCCCAGATCGGCGTCTGGGTTTCTGTGGCCGGGGTGGTCGCGATCCTGCTCGCGGGGATGGGGCTGGGACGAATTCAGTGGACGCAACCGGTTGGACAGCCGCTTCTCGTGGGCGTCGCCCAGGCCAATGTCCCTCAGATGCAGAAGTTCGATCCGGCCTTCCTCAACCAGACCTTGCATACGTATCTCGCACTGTCCGACGGAATTGGTGCGGCAGATCTCGTCATCTGGCCCGAAACGGCAATTCCCGACGTACTCTCGGATCTCGACTGGTTCCGTCAGATATTGGATCAGCGCGCCCGTGATACAGGGGTCGATTATCTGGTCGGAACCTTTACACAGGATCGTGACGGCCATTACTTCAACAGTCTGGTCGGCATTCCCGGGCGAATCGGCAGCCACAGCAAGGCACACCTCGTGCCGTTCAGCGAATACATGCCGCTGCGTCCCCTGATGGATTTGTTCTCGGGCCTGATCGACATACCGATGTCCGACCTCACACCCGGCGCTGTCGATCAGCCGCTCCCCGTGGTGAAGGGCGTTCGGATCGGCCCATCGATCTGCTACGAAGCCGACTTCGCCCGCGATATCCGCCATGATTTGCCCGATGCCGGCATTCTGGTGAATGTCTCCAACGATTCCTGGTTCGGCGACAGCCTGGCTCCGCATCAGAACCTGCAAATGGCCGCCGTACGTGCCCGCGAATTCGGCCGCCCTCTGGTTCGAGCGACCAACACCGGCATCTCCGCCTTTATCGATGCGCGTGGACGCCCCTACGAGACGCTGGGCGTCGATCGACAGGGGTTTCTCAAAGCCGATGTTCAGCCCTACCAGGGCACCACCCCCTTCTATCATCTACAGTCCTGGCCGATTATTCTGCTGTCAGTCCTTCTGTGGGGCGGTGCGGGGTTGCTGCGGCGACGCAACCCGTACCGGGATTGA
- a CDS encoding ABC transporter ATP-binding protein/permease gives MQSIDPKDHTPGIVALANQPRKFNRAFFATVWALAKPYFSESDERWKARGFLAAIIVLTLMLVFINLQITDWYNRFYNALQNYDQAGFWKLLGEFAILAFSAIALSVYQTYLTQLLDLRWRRWLTGDYLDRYLSAQTYYHMEVFKRGQDNPDQRIADDLNLFSQYTTSLFTGLLSAIANLVAFVGLLWVLSAKVVIPWGGAEHHIPGFLVWVALLYAVAWTWVAAKVGNPLIWLNFNQQRLQADFRFSLVRLRENSEAVALYGGEPKEEAQFKHRFDRVFDNYKRLILRQKRFNWFSSYFSQVAVILPFLAAASAYFAKAVPLGFLMQISSAFGNVQGAFAYIAQSYDSFAQWHAVTDRLQGFRALVEEVKTLREGAPEISQTKREIGATGFAVQGLSVNLPDGRSLLRDFDLTLAPGDRALIMGASGAGKSTLLRALAGIWPFGQGQINLPEGDAKLFLPQRPYLPLGTLRDALLYPAMVANTPDDRIVAVLNAVGLSELAQYLNAMEPWSQILSLGEQQRIAIARILLQQPVLIFMDEATSALDETSETTLYQLIFSELPNAAIVSVGHRTSLVPLHNRLMTLSNSKLVESH, from the coding sequence ATGCAATCCATCGACCCCAAAGACCATACACCTGGCATCGTGGCCCTGGCGAACCAGCCGAGGAAATTCAATCGAGCATTCTTTGCCACGGTTTGGGCCCTGGCCAAACCCTACTTTTCGGAATCCGATGAACGTTGGAAGGCCCGTGGTTTCCTCGCGGCCATCATCGTGCTTACCCTGATGCTCGTGTTCATCAATCTGCAGATCACGGATTGGTACAACCGCTTCTACAATGCGTTGCAGAACTACGATCAGGCGGGATTCTGGAAACTGCTGGGTGAGTTTGCAATTCTCGCGTTTTCAGCGATCGCCCTCAGCGTCTACCAGACTTATCTGACCCAATTGCTGGATCTCCGCTGGCGGCGCTGGTTGACGGGGGATTACCTCGATCGCTATCTGAGTGCCCAAACCTACTACCACATGGAGGTTTTCAAGCGCGGGCAGGATAACCCCGACCAGCGAATCGCCGACGATCTGAATCTGTTCTCCCAATACACCACGAGCCTGTTCACCGGGCTTCTCAGCGCCATTGCCAACCTGGTTGCGTTCGTTGGTTTGCTCTGGGTCCTGTCCGCCAAGGTCGTCATTCCCTGGGGGGGGGCGGAGCATCATATTCCCGGGTTCCTCGTGTGGGTCGCGCTCCTCTATGCGGTTGCCTGGACCTGGGTGGCCGCAAAGGTCGGCAACCCGCTGATCTGGCTGAATTTCAATCAACAGCGTCTTCAGGCGGATTTCCGCTTCAGTCTGGTGCGCCTACGGGAAAACAGCGAAGCGGTCGCTTTGTACGGTGGAGAACCTAAGGAAGAAGCTCAGTTCAAACACCGGTTCGACCGCGTATTCGACAACTACAAGCGGCTGATTCTTCGTCAGAAGCGTTTCAACTGGTTCAGCAGCTATTTCAGTCAGGTCGCCGTGATATTGCCCTTTCTGGCGGCGGCTTCCGCCTACTTTGCCAAGGCCGTCCCTCTGGGCTTCCTGATGCAGATCAGTTCGGCCTTCGGCAACGTACAAGGGGCATTTGCCTATATCGCACAGAGCTATGACAGTTTCGCTCAATGGCATGCGGTCACGGATCGACTTCAGGGATTCCGGGCGCTGGTCGAAGAGGTCAAAACCCTGAGGGAGGGTGCGCCGGAAATCAGCCAGACGAAACGCGAGATCGGCGCGACCGGTTTTGCCGTGCAGGGGCTTTCCGTGAATCTGCCGGATGGCCGCAGTCTGCTTCGCGATTTCGATCTGACGCTCGCTCCCGGTGATCGCGCCCTGATCATGGGCGCATCAGGGGCAGGGAAGAGTACTTTGCTTCGCGCGCTGGCCGGCATCTGGCCCTTCGGTCAGGGGCAGATCAATCTTCCCGAAGGGGATGCCAAACTGTTTCTGCCACAACGGCCCTATCTGCCGCTCGGCACGCTTCGCGATGCATTACTGTACCCGGCGATGGTTGCCAATACGCCGGATGATCGAATCGTGGCCGTTCTAAATGCAGTGGGACTCTCCGAACTTGCCCAGTACCTGAATGCCATGGAGCCCTGGTCTCAGATCCTGTCCCTCGGTGAACAGCAGCGCATCGCCATTGCCCGGATTCTGTTGCAGCAACCGGTCCTGATTTTCATGGATGAGGCCACCTCCGCACTGGATGAAACCAGTGAAACGACCCTTTATCAGTTAATATTCAGTGAGCTGCCGAACGCCGCCATCGTCAGCGTGGGGCATCGCACCTCACTGGTGCCGCTCCACAATCGACTCATGACCCTGTCGAACAGTAAACTTGTCGAAAGCCATTGA
- the miaB gene encoding tRNA (N6-isopentenyl adenosine(37)-C2)-methylthiotransferase MiaB: MLRKLHIKTWGCQMNEYDSAKMADVLGANSGFVVTEDPSEADVLLLNTCSIREKAQEKVFSQLGYWRPLKEKNPNLIIGVGGCVASQEGAAIRTRAPFVDIVFGPQTLHRLPEMVAEVEAQRQPVVDISFPEIEKFDNLPAPRAEGVTAFVSIMEGCSKYCSFCVVPYTRGEEISRPFDDVIAEVAELAEQGVREVNLLGQNVNAYQGLMHDGQIADLALLIEFIARIDGIGRIRFTTSHPVEFTDRLIEAYRNEPKLAAFLHLPVQAGSDRILAQMKRGHTALEYKAKMRKLMAARPGISLSSDFIVGFPGETEADFEATMKLVTDIGFDHSFSFIYSPRPGTPAASLPNDQPESVKKARLHRLQAQITEQEQAISRAMVGTIQTILVSGPSKKDPNELVGKTENNRSVIFKARPEVVGLFVDVRITEVMPNSLRAEFVGINPQDLARAQARNLVAA; this comes from the coding sequence GTGCTGCGTAAATTGCATATCAAGACCTGGGGTTGCCAGATGAACGAGTACGATTCGGCCAAGATGGCCGACGTGCTTGGCGCCAACTCGGGTTTCGTGGTGACGGAAGACCCGAGCGAGGCCGATGTTCTGCTGCTCAATACCTGTTCGATTCGGGAAAAGGCTCAGGAAAAAGTGTTTTCCCAACTGGGGTATTGGCGTCCGCTGAAGGAAAAGAACCCCAATCTCATCATCGGCGTCGGCGGCTGCGTGGCCAGTCAGGAAGGGGCGGCAATCCGCACCCGGGCACCGTTCGTCGACATCGTGTTCGGGCCTCAGACCCTGCACCGTCTCCCCGAGATGGTGGCCGAGGTCGAGGCGCAGCGCCAACCGGTCGTCGACATTTCCTTTCCGGAAATCGAGAAGTTCGACAATCTGCCGGCCCCGCGCGCCGAGGGCGTCACGGCGTTCGTCTCCATCATGGAAGGCTGCTCGAAATATTGCAGCTTCTGCGTGGTGCCCTATACACGCGGTGAGGAAATCTCCCGTCCCTTCGACGACGTCATTGCCGAAGTCGCCGAATTGGCGGAGCAGGGTGTGCGCGAGGTCAATCTGCTGGGCCAGAACGTGAATGCCTACCAGGGGTTGATGCACGACGGGCAAATCGCCGATCTGGCCTTGCTGATCGAATTCATCGCTCGGATCGACGGCATCGGGCGCATTCGCTTCACGACGTCGCACCCCGTTGAATTCACCGATCGTCTGATCGAGGCCTACCGCAACGAGCCGAAACTGGCCGCCTTCCTGCACCTGCCGGTACAGGCCGGATCAGACCGGATTCTCGCTCAGATGAAACGCGGTCATACCGCACTGGAATACAAGGCGAAGATGCGCAAGCTGATGGCGGCCCGGCCCGGTATTTCCCTTTCCTCGGACTTCATCGTCGGTTTTCCGGGCGAGACCGAGGCCGATTTCGAAGCCACCATGAAGCTCGTGACGGACATCGGCTTCGACCACTCCTTCAGCTTCATCTACAGCCCGCGCCCCGGCACGCCGGCAGCCAGCCTGCCCAACGATCAGCCTGAATCCGTCAAGAAGGCGCGGCTGCACCGCCTTCAGGCGCAGATTACCGAGCAGGAACAGGCGATCTCCCGCGCCATGGTGGGGACGATCCAGACCATTCTCGTGTCCGGCCCCTCCAAGAAGGATCCGAACGAGCTCGTGGGCAAGACCGAGAACAACCGCAGCGTGATCTTCAAGGCGCGTCCCGAAGTGGTCGGCCTGTTCGTCGACGTGCGTATCACCGAAGTGATGCCCAACTCGCTGCGTGCGGAATTCGTCGGGATCAATCCTCAGGATCTGGCTCGTGCGCAGGCACGGAACCTGGTGGCTGCCTGA
- the ybeY gene encoding rRNA maturation RNase YbeY, giving the protein MNGNFPLEVLVDRQKATALRCPSRERLTTWVESALLGLPLKGCVSLTIRFVDAEEGQALNAQYRHKNYATNVLSFPYDSSDLPEELLAQERYLGDLVICAPVLVREAKAQKKSSMEHAAHLVIHGVLHLLGHDHETELEAEAMEALEIVALRRLNIRNPYEPPE; this is encoded by the coding sequence ATGAACGGAAATTTTCCGCTCGAGGTGCTGGTCGACCGCCAGAAGGCGACCGCATTGCGCTGTCCGTCCCGAGAACGCCTGACAACCTGGGTGGAATCGGCTCTGTTGGGGTTGCCCCTGAAAGGATGCGTCTCGTTGACCATCCGATTTGTCGATGCGGAAGAGGGGCAGGCACTCAACGCGCAGTACCGTCACAAAAACTATGCGACGAATGTGCTTTCATTTCCCTATGACTCCAGCGATCTACCCGAAGAGTTGCTGGCACAGGAACGCTATCTGGGCGATCTCGTCATCTGCGCGCCGGTACTGGTGCGGGAGGCCAAGGCGCAGAAAAAATCCTCGATGGAGCATGCCGCACATCTGGTCATTCATGGCGTCCTGCATCTGTTGGGGCACGATCACGAAACCGAATTGGAAGCCGAAGCGATGGAAGCCCTTGAAATCGTCGCGCTTCGTCGTTTGAATATACGAAATCCCTATGAACCCCCTGAGTGA
- a CDS encoding HlyD family secretion protein: protein MDSKSRSIWWVRSGVVAALVLIVGWWVWQKTSVETLPHGFASGNGRIEAVEVDVATTAGGRIDSIAVQEGQFVHQGELLATMDTRALLAQRREAESALARIQADRETAEHQVSQRESEQRAAVAVVAQQAAAVVATRKRLARTESLVQKHMVAQQTLDDDRAQYQAAQAALAAAQAQVAAANAAIATARSQVISVQASREAAQATIDRIQAAIDDSQLKAPCDGRIQYRVAEPGEVLPAGGRVLNLVNLGDVYMTFFLPTAEAGRVAIGANARIVLDAAPEYVFPATISYVASVAQFTPKTVETPEERVKLMFRIKARIPPALLKKYIRNVKTGLPGMAYVQLDPKAVWPTWLTIRLP from the coding sequence GTGGATAGCAAATCGCGCAGTATCTGGTGGGTTCGTAGCGGTGTCGTTGCCGCCCTGGTGCTCATTGTCGGGTGGTGGGTCTGGCAAAAAACCTCGGTAGAAACCCTGCCCCATGGCTTCGCCAGCGGCAATGGCCGGATAGAGGCTGTTGAGGTGGACGTGGCCACCACAGCAGGCGGGCGAATCGACAGCATTGCCGTCCAGGAAGGTCAATTCGTTCATCAGGGCGAACTGCTCGCGACGATGGATACCCGTGCCCTGTTGGCGCAACGTCGCGAAGCGGAATCCGCTTTGGCGCGCATCCAGGCCGATCGTGAAACGGCCGAACATCAGGTGTCGCAGCGTGAAAGTGAGCAGCGTGCCGCCGTCGCCGTTGTCGCCCAGCAGGCGGCAGCGGTCGTTGCGACACGGAAACGACTCGCACGCACCGAATCCCTCGTGCAGAAACATATGGTCGCGCAACAGACCCTGGATGATGATCGTGCCCAATATCAGGCGGCGCAAGCGGCTCTGGCTGCCGCACAGGCCCAAGTGGCGGCAGCAAATGCGGCCATCGCAACCGCGCGCTCGCAGGTCATCAGCGTACAGGCCTCGCGCGAAGCGGCACAGGCGACGATTGATCGGATACAGGCTGCCATCGACGATAGTCAGCTCAAGGCGCCATGCGACGGACGTATCCAGTACCGGGTCGCGGAACCGGGTGAAGTCCTGCCTGCCGGTGGTCGGGTGCTGAACCTGGTTAATCTCGGCGACGTCTACATGACCTTTTTTCTCCCGACTGCCGAGGCCGGTCGCGTCGCCATCGGCGCAAACGCACGAATCGTGCTCGATGCCGCCCCGGAATATGTGTTTCCGGCGACCATTTCCTATGTCGCCAGCGTGGCTCAGTTCACGCCCAAAACGGTAGAAACCCCGGAAGAGCGCGTCAAACTCATGTTTCGGATCAAGGCTCGGATCCCGCCGGCGCTTCTGAAGAAATACATCCGTAACGTCAAGACCGGTCTACCGGGCATGGCTTATGTACAGCTCGATCCCAAGGCAGTTTGGCCCACATGGTTGACGATCAGACTGCCCTGA
- the crcB gene encoding fluoride efflux transporter CrcB, producing MRLYALLALAGALGAMARYGVTVFMAHHFGRQYPWGTLTVNILGSALMGFLGIYLLTKLQMPTEYRVAILTGFLGAFTTMSTFSIDSLTLFERHQWWVSGLYITVTITACLAAARGGMLLAERI from the coding sequence ATGAGATTGTACGCACTGCTTGCACTGGCCGGAGCCCTCGGCGCCATGGCGCGATACGGCGTCACGGTGTTCATGGCCCACCATTTTGGCCGTCAATATCCCTGGGGCACCTTGACAGTCAACATCCTCGGTTCCGCGCTTATGGGCTTTCTCGGCATCTATCTGTTGACCAAGCTGCAGATGCCGACGGAGTACCGCGTGGCCATACTCACCGGTTTTCTCGGTGCCTTCACCACCATGTCGACCTTCTCGATCGATTCGCTGACCCTGTTCGAACGACATCAGTGGTGGGTTTCCGGTCTGTATATTACCGTGACCATCACGGCGTGCCTTGCTGCGGCGCGTGGCGGCATGCTCCTTGCGGAGCGCATTTGA